A DNA window from Sphingomonas profundi contains the following coding sequences:
- a CDS encoding patatin-like phospholipase family protein: MPMADWRKQPEERIALALSGGGSRAMAFHLGCLRALHDLGILQRVSTMSAVSGGSVLAGIYCSHPGDFAAFDRRVREVLSEGFLRPAVRTALTTDEGLRAIGTRLLLAVDRTAAFVVRRVLAAVRTRPTWRWLSKSPVLRASSRTTILKRTFSKVFAGAKLTDLRSDRPRLVIVACELRAKAAFYFTSERLHCWRYGSSSSEGVELADAVAASAAYPAALPAIESNMSFEKKGRAERHRVTLTDGGVYDNLGLAPFWPGRDPTISLDTGSHERIIACRAGYALDVADPASTMLSRMNAAFESVFARAQNLATTRLYDLLRGGELKGFLLPYLGQRDASLRYPPDDLVRCEEVAGYPTNFSAMPIEWIERLSRRGEQLVHALVRENWPEMLRAGARVATAADSVVSGGEDAPLGPGSPLEDAVPPSLK; encoded by the coding sequence ATGCCGATGGCTGATTGGAGGAAACAGCCGGAGGAACGGATTGCGCTCGCCCTGTCCGGTGGCGGCTCGCGCGCGATGGCGTTCCATCTCGGCTGCCTGCGGGCGCTCCACGACCTCGGGATCCTGCAGCGCGTCTCGACCATGTCCGCGGTCTCCGGCGGCAGCGTTCTCGCCGGCATATACTGCAGCCACCCCGGCGACTTCGCCGCCTTCGACCGCCGAGTGCGCGAGGTGCTGTCGGAAGGCTTCCTCCGTCCCGCCGTTCGCACTGCGCTCACCACTGACGAGGGACTGCGGGCAATCGGAACCCGGCTTCTCCTCGCCGTAGATAGGACCGCCGCCTTCGTCGTGCGCCGTGTGCTTGCCGCAGTCCGCACGCGTCCGACCTGGAGGTGGCTGAGCAAGTCTCCCGTGCTGCGCGCCTCCAGCCGGACGACCATCCTGAAGCGCACCTTCAGCAAGGTGTTCGCCGGAGCCAAGCTGACCGACCTGCGGTCCGACCGACCCCGTCTCGTGATCGTGGCATGCGAACTGAGGGCGAAGGCCGCCTTTTACTTCACGTCGGAGCGTCTCCACTGCTGGCGCTACGGCTCGTCCAGTTCAGAGGGCGTTGAGCTCGCCGATGCCGTCGCCGCGTCCGCCGCCTACCCGGCCGCGCTGCCGGCCATCGAGTCCAACATGTCGTTCGAGAAGAAGGGACGTGCAGAACGACACCGCGTCACGCTGACCGACGGCGGCGTGTACGACAATCTCGGCCTCGCGCCGTTCTGGCCGGGCCGTGACCCGACGATCAGTCTCGACACGGGCAGCCACGAGCGGATCATCGCCTGCAGGGCCGGCTACGCGCTGGACGTGGCCGATCCCGCGTCGACCATGCTATCGCGCATGAACGCGGCGTTCGAGAGCGTCTTCGCCAGGGCGCAGAACCTCGCCACGACGCGGCTCTACGACCTATTACGCGGGGGGGAACTGAAGGGCTTCCTCCTGCCCTATCTGGGCCAGCGCGACGCCAGCCTGCGCTACCCACCCGACGATCTCGTCCGCTGCGAGGAGGTGGCAGGATACCCTACCAATTTCTCCGCCATGCCGATCGAGTGGATCGAGCGGCTTTCCCGACGAGGCGAGCAGCTCGTGCACGCCCTGGTGCGCGAGAACTGGCCGGAGATGCTGCGGGCTGGCGCCCGTGTCGCCACTGCCGCCGATAGCGTAGTCAGTGGAGGCGAGGACGCCCCTTTGGGGCCTGGTTCGCCTTTGGAGGACGCCGTACCGCCATCCCTAAAATGA
- a CDS encoding DUF3489 domain-containing protein, which produces MTSKLTDMQLILLATACQREDGSLLPPPATLGEQAARIRRAVTALIKRTFASECEMADTAKAWREQGDRHIGVIITDAGRAVIAAEQPEATPGTSKTGTESTAEPEPATAAAESPVQRTGTKQSLVLDLLRREDGANIDDLMAATGWLPHTTRAALTGLRKKGHAIMRVGESGASRYRLEANA; this is translated from the coding sequence ATGACCAGCAAGCTCACCGACATGCAGCTCATCCTTCTCGCCACCGCCTGCCAGCGTGAGGATGGCAGCCTGCTGCCGCCACCGGCCACGCTCGGCGAGCAGGCGGCACGCATCCGCCGCGCGGTGACCGCGCTGATCAAGCGGACCTTCGCCAGCGAGTGCGAGATGGCCGACACGGCCAAGGCGTGGCGCGAACAGGGCGATCGCCACATCGGCGTCATCATCACCGATGCCGGCCGCGCGGTCATCGCTGCAGAGCAGCCGGAGGCGACGCCGGGTACTTCGAAGACCGGCACGGAAAGCACTGCAGAGCCAGAACCCGCCACCGCTGCCGCCGAGTCGCCGGTCCAGCGCACCGGCACGAAGCAGTCGCTGGTGCTCGACCTACTCCGGCGCGAGGACGGTGCCAATATCGACGACCTCATGGCCGCCACGGGCTGGCTGCCACACACGACGCGGGCGGCCCTGACCGGGCTGCGCAAGAAGGGCCACGCGATCATGCGCGTCGGCGAGAGCGGCGCCTCGCGCTATCGCCTCGAGGCGAACGCTTGA